In the genome of [Mycoplasma] phocae, one region contains:
- a CDS encoding phosphotransferase has translation MIKLLENQGFTNKTYKDDENNTFIKIKNYDNFNHKTPYEIISKLNFVPKKVYEDKEKLVTEWIDGKSISANDISNEELKEIGKLLITLHNSKLPFAKENQIARRFKVYREKISSLNRKIPILDKYFKKINLFLKNIDTSAPVHSDLWLFNFIKTNDNKIYITDWEYATMGDVHFDLAYFFESSNLSKDQEKCFFEGYGDDYEEKYLLVHRIIVNALIVLWINKHEIKPFDDSLYLGRVEKYMKLYLEKYQI, from the coding sequence AAGTTATTAGAAAATCAAGGGTTTACTAATAAAACCTATAAGGATGACGAAAATAATACTTTTATCAAAATTAAAAATTACGACAATTTTAACCACAAAACACCATATGAAATTATTTCTAAATTAAACTTTGTTCCCAAAAAAGTTTATGAAGATAAAGAAAAACTAGTAACTGAATGAATTGATGGTAAAAGTATTTCTGCCAATGACATTAGCAATGAAGAATTAAAAGAGATTGGAAAATTATTAATTACTTTACATAATTCTAAATTGCCTTTTGCAAAAGAAAATCAAATTGCCAGACGTTTCAAAGTTTATCGTGAAAAAATTTCTAGTTTAAATCGAAAAATTCCTATTCTTGATAAATATTTTAAGAAGATCAATTTATTTTTAAAAAATATCGATACTTCAGCACCAGTTCATAGTGATCTATGATTATTTAATTTTATTAAGACTAACGATAATAAAATTTATATTACTGATTGGGAATATGCTACAATGGGCGATGTTCATTTTGATTTGGCTTATTTCTTTGAATCTAGTAATTTATCTAAGGATCAAGAAAAATGCTTCTTTGAAGGCTATGGCGACGATTACGAGGAAAAATATTTATTAGTTCATAGAATCATTGTTAATGCTCTAATTGTGCTATGAATTAATAAACATGAAATAAAACCATTTGATGATAGTTTATATTTAGGAAGGGTTGAAAAATATATGAAATTGTATTTAGA